The window ATATTGTAAAATATTTATTCAGCTGATCTAATGCCGCCGTTGTGCCAGCCCGTCTTGCTGAAACAATTGCCGCTGCCGGTTTTAAATAAAACAAATTTTTACCGGAGCAAGCATTAGTATAAAATACTCGATCCATAAATGATGTTATCGCGCCACTAGCGGCTGCATAATGAACCGGTGACCCAAAGATAAAACCATCAAAATTTTTAGCAATAGCTAGAAATTCATTTACTTTATCATTAAAAACACATTGACCTTTTTCT of the Negativicutes bacterium genome contains:
- a CDS encoding flavodoxin family protein; the protein is EKGQCVFNDKVNEFLAIAKNFDGFIFGSPVHYAAASGAITSFMDRVFYTNACSGKNLFYLKPAAAIVSARRAGTTAALDQLNKYFTISQMPIISSNYWNMIHGAKPEDVAQDLEGLQIMRTLAKNMAWFLKCKEAGEKAGVAAPIIEERVYTNFVR